The Pseudomonadota bacterium DNA segment GCAATGGCTGCGCTACTCTCTTAACACCATAAAAGCAAAAGAGGAAGAGTATAACAAATTAGAGGATGAACGAACAAAATATGAAGAGCTTGTGCATATTTTACTCAATTCAAACCCTGAGGCTGTTTTTTTAATAAATAATCAAGGGAAAATAACCCTTGGAAATGAAGCTGCCGGCAATAGACTAAACATGGGCAGAGACGAACTTATTGGCATGGAGCTTCTCAGCTTTTTTACACCGGAGGCTGCTAAAAAAATAAAAAAACACATTGATGAAGCATTTTTTACAGGTAAAATAGTCCATTTTGAAGATGCCTATAATAGCAAATATTACGATAACTATCTTTACCCGGTTTTTAATCCTGAAGGACAGGTATCAAAAGTTGCAATGTTTTCCATGGATACCACCGAAAGAAAAAATGCAGAAAAGGCATTAAAACAGCTTGAGAAAAAATATCGTATAACATATGAAAATGTCATAGAGGGAGTTTTTCAAACAACGCCTGAAGGTCGGTTCCTTAATGTAAATAATGCCCTTGCCCGCATATTGGGCTATAACTCGCCAGAGGATTTAATTGATACTGTTGTTGAAATAGCCTCGGAGTTTTTTGCAGATCCAAACCGCCGCAGTGAATTTCTACGATTGTTGCGAGAGCGTAGTCTGATTTACAATTTTGAAGCCCAGATGCATAAAAAAGACAGAAGTATGAACTGGGTGTCTATAAACGCCCGGGCAATTCGTGATAAAAAAGGAAATATTCTTTATTATGAAGGTACTGTTGAAGATATAACAAAAAGAAAGAGGCTTGAAGTTCAACTCATCCAATCACAAAAAATTGAAGCAGTTGGAAGGCTGGCTGGCGGAATGGCGCACGATTTCAGCAACCTCCTCACTACAATCATGGGAAATTTAGCACTTCTTATTTATAAAATTAAGCCGGACGATTCAGGCTATAAAGAAATTGTAAGCATACAGGAAACATCCGGGCGTGCCCTTAAGCTATGCCAACAGCTTCTCTCATTAAGCCGTAGTCAGCTTCTAAAACTAAGCGACATCAATTTAAACGATATTGTCCTGAAAATGGAAAAGATGTTGAAACGACTCCTGGGTGAAGACATTCAATACGATCTTTTTCTTGATCCTGACATTAGCTTGATAAAAGCAGATCCATCACTGATAGAACAACTTGTTTTAAACCTCTCAGTAAATGCAAGGGATGCAATGCCTACAGGCGGAACTTTAAGCATTACAACCATTAATAGACATTTTGATGCCGATTATTGCCGTACAAACAAGGACATGCTCCCTGGAGAATATGTTCTCCTGACAATTGCCGACACTGGCACAGGAATACTCCCATCAATATTGGCACATATCTTTGAACCCTTTTATACTATCAGGCCGGATGGGATAGGGTTGGGACTTTCCGTTGTTTATAGTATTGTTAAGCAATTTGGCGGCAATATATCGGTGGACAGCGAGGAAGACAAGGGGAGTATTTTTACAATCTGTTTTCCTGCACTGGTGCCAGATAAAGAAACTGCGGATGCCTCTTTGCCTCCTGCGAACTCTTTAATTTTATCCGGAAAAGCAACAATACTGGTGGTAGAAGATGAATCGGGTATATTAAATATGGTAACAGATGTACTGGAAGGTTTGGACTATAACGTTATTGCCGGTATCAGCGTCGATGATGCAATTTCAAAAGTTGAAGCAAATGAAGGCCCGATAGACCTACTTATAACAGATGTGGTTCTGCCGGGAAAGAAGGGTACGGTACTGGTGGATATGCTCAAAGCAAGATATCCACAAATGAAGGCCATACTCATGTCCGGATATACAGATGAGCGTATACCGCATGAAGAAATACTCAAAGGTAAGGTGCATTTTATCTCTAAGCCCTTTACCCCTTTTGTGCTTGTAATGAAAGTTCAGGAAGTTTTAGGAGATTCTCAGATAATACTCTGATTCAACTCCCTCTCCTTGCAAGTTTACTTGCAAAGATACTTATGAGTCCGCCAAGCATAATATATCCTATCAAAACTTCTGCGATTGTTACAATTGCCGCAGTCGATGTATTCGGAAAGATATCACCCCCGAGCGTAGTAAAGGTTACTACGCTGTAATAAATCATGGTTATAAAATTAAACTCGAGTTTTGGATTATAAAAGTGGTTAGAGCCCATAAAAAAGAATATGAAGGCAAATAACATTATCAATAGGGATGACCAGACGGCCCATCTGGTAATAGATCTTCCGCAATTTGAGAGTATCCACCAGACAAAACATAAGAAACTTCCAAAACCGGTTTCCGTGAGTTCCTCTAAATAATCCTGATCCTGAATAAAAGCTCTGAATCTCTGGCTTCCATAACAGGCAACATAGGCACCTCTGCACCGCATGGTAGTATCCAGCATTATATCGAATCTTCTTTTCCAAAGGGCTGTTGGATTTAATCTCGTTTCCTTTAACAGCCTTAATAGGATTTTTTTATCATATGCAGCAGAGGTGACATTTGCTCCTTCCAGATTTGCAGCCTTCAAGTTGGCACCCTTCAAGTTGGCGTCCACCAAATATGCATTTTTAAAGTTTGCATAGGCAAGCATGGCATTTTCGAGGTGTGTGTGAGACAAATCAGCATTCTGCAGGTATGCATCCTCTAATGATGCATTATGCAGGTTTGCGCCGCGGAGGTCCGCTCCCTTCATATTGGCAAAGAGAAGTACTGTCTGTTCCAGATGTGCAAAGGCAAAATGTGCCTTTTTAAGCTGTGCATGGGAAAGGTTGGCACCTTTCAGATTTGCATGCGTAAAATCTGCATTTTCAAGTTGTGCAAAGGAGAGGTTGGCACCCTCAAGTCTGGCATGGGAAAAGTTTATATCTTTTAAGCTCGCTTTCTCTAAATCTATACCCCTAAGATCAATCTGTTTGTCATGGTTCTGTTCTCTCCATTTATTCCATGCTTCAGCACCCTGAAGCAATATTGCTATTTGTTGTTTGTTTGTCATTATCATTTCTCCAAAAAATGGTTAATTTTATTTACGCTTAATAAATTTACAAAGCAAGTATAAAATTTGAGATTACATAATTTATAAATTTATTTGCAAAACAATTTCAACAGTTTACTTACGGCACGGTCTATAAAGATATCGATGTTTTTAACTATATTAATATTTATAAATATATCGTTATTATATTGAGAAAGCATGGAAAATAAAGGTAAAATTTACTTGACAATAACTTTGTTTATTTTTAAATTATTTTAATATAATAGAAACACTGTTTCACAATATGAAACTAAAGGGGTGGTAATTATGAATGAATTCTGGAACAAGTATACCGAAACGTTACCCAGAGAAAAGTTGGATGCTGTTGAATTCTCATATTTCAAAACCTTGTTTTCCTATGGCAAAGCCAACTCAAATCTCTACAAAGAAAAATTGAAGGGAATAGATGTCGAAGATATCAAAACATTTGAAGATATCAAAAAGGTACCCTTCACTTACAAAGAAGAACTGAGAAAATGGCAGGAAGATGTCGAACCCTTTCCGTATGGAGGACTTCTTGGTATTAATATCGAAGAAGTTTCCAGCTTCAGGCAGACAAGCGGAACAACCGGAAGGCCTGTCTATGTTCCTGAGAGCTACGAAAGTTGGCAGTGGAGGATTGAGTCATGGTGCCATATACTCTGGATGGCAGGATTCAGACCCTGGCACAGGGTTTTTCTACCCTTCGGATACAACGTATATGTAGCATTCTGGGAAGCACATTACGCTGCAGAAAAGATAGGATGTGAAGTTGTGCCTGGTGGAGCCCTTGATACAAAAGGAAGGGTTAACAAAATCGTAGAGCTCAAAGCAAATGCACTGGCAGGTACTCCAACATATCTTCTCAATATTGCCCAGGAAGCCATATCAATGGGCATTGACCCGAAGTCGCTCGGGATTGAGAGGGCTATAGGCGCAGGCGAACCTCTTCCTGAAGCAACACGCTTACGGATTGAGGCAACATATGGCTGCAAGATGTTTGATCATATCGGCAGCACTGAAACATGCGGTTTTGCAAGTATGTGTAAAGAACAGAAAGGGCTTCATATAATAGAACCTTTTTTCCTTCTTGAAATGCTTGATCGCGAAACCCTCTCAAAAGAGGTGGAAGTGGGTGAGCAGGGCGTAATAGTTATTACCCCTCTTGGCAGAAGGTCTTTCCCTGTAATTCGTTTTAATACAAATGATGTGGCAATCAAAGGTCCCGACTCCTGTGGATGCGGGAGAACATC contains these protein-coding regions:
- a CDS encoding PAS domain S-box protein, producing the protein MNDEEKTREELLKELQWLRYSLNTIKAKEEEYNKLEDERTKYEELVHILLNSNPEAVFLINNQGKITLGNEAAGNRLNMGRDELIGMELLSFFTPEAAKKIKKHIDEAFFTGKIVHFEDAYNSKYYDNYLYPVFNPEGQVSKVAMFSMDTTERKNAEKALKQLEKKYRITYENVIEGVFQTTPEGRFLNVNNALARILGYNSPEDLIDTVVEIASEFFADPNRRSEFLRLLRERSLIYNFEAQMHKKDRSMNWVSINARAIRDKKGNILYYEGTVEDITKRKRLEVQLIQSQKIEAVGRLAGGMAHDFSNLLTTIMGNLALLIYKIKPDDSGYKEIVSIQETSGRALKLCQQLLSLSRSQLLKLSDINLNDIVLKMEKMLKRLLGEDIQYDLFLDPDISLIKADPSLIEQLVLNLSVNARDAMPTGGTLSITTINRHFDADYCRTNKDMLPGEYVLLTIADTGTGILPSILAHIFEPFYTIRPDGIGLGLSVVYSIVKQFGGNISVDSEEDKGSIFTICFPALVPDKETADASLPPANSLILSGKATILVVEDESGILNMVTDVLEGLDYNVIAGISVDDAISKVEANEGPIDLLITDVVLPGKKGTVLVDMLKARYPQMKAILMSGYTDERIPHEEILKGKVHFISKPFTPFVLVMKVQEVLGDSQIIL
- a CDS encoding pentapeptide repeat-containing protein, with translation MTNKQQIAILLQGAEAWNKWREQNHDKQIDLRGIDLEKASLKDINFSHARLEGANLSFAQLENADFTHANLKGANLSHAQLKKAHFAFAHLEQTVLLFANMKGADLRGANLHNASLEDAYLQNADLSHTHLENAMLAYANFKNAYLVDANLKGANLKAANLEGANVTSAAYDKKILLRLLKETRLNPTALWKRRFDIMLDTTMRCRGAYVACYGSQRFRAFIQDQDYLEELTETGFGSFLCFVWWILSNCGRSITRWAVWSSLLIMLFAFIFFFMGSNHFYNPKLEFNFITMIYYSVVTFTTLGGDIFPNTSTAAIVTIAEVLIGYIMLGGLISIFASKLARRGS
- a CDS encoding AMP-binding protein, coding for MNEFWNKYTETLPREKLDAVEFSYFKTLFSYGKANSNLYKEKLKGIDVEDIKTFEDIKKVPFTYKEELRKWQEDVEPFPYGGLLGINIEEVSSFRQTSGTTGRPVYVPESYESWQWRIESWCHILWMAGFRPWHRVFLPFGYNVYVAFWEAHYAAEKIGCEVVPGGALDTKGRVNKIVELKANALAGTPTYLLNIAQEAISMGIDPKSLGIERAIGAGEPLPEATRLRIEATYGCKMFDHIGSTETCGFASMCKEQKGLHIIEPFFLLEMLDRETLSKEVEVGEQGVIVITPLGRRSFPVIRFNTNDVAIKGPDSCGCGRTSKKLMEIVGRVDDISKIRGVLFSPKTVEQFIRADFPEIIEYELVVTREDIMDNILLRIEVDQSLSKEAAEDVAKRAGEAHKIKTNLSCKVKVEPPGALPRYDLKAKRYKDMRGGH